Genomic segment of Bacteroidota bacterium:
AATTAAATGATGATAAGGCTAAAATAACGTGGGTAACAACTAAAGAAGAAGAACCTGTTAACTTCCAATTACAAAGAAGTGATGACGGAAATAGTTTTCATACGATTGCTACTGTAAATGGGTATAACAATATAAATACCGAGAATAATACATATAGCCATGATGATCCCACTTCAGTAACTACAAAAGTTTACTACCGTGTTATTATGTTCACCAACAGCGGCACCAAAAAATATTCAAGGATCATCCAATTAAGCCCGGGCACAAAAGATTTTGGCTTAGGCATTGTGGTTAATCCGTTCAGTTCTGAACTGCAGTATGAAATAGTAACACCGCAAACAGGTATTGCCACAACAGAGTTGATCGATCAGTATGGTATAACTGTTCGCAGGCAAACACAGCGGATCGACGGCGGTGTAAATGCATTAAGAATAACTTCAACTGAAAAACTGCCTGCTGGTATTTATACACTCAAGGTATCAATGAACGGAAGTTTTGTAGTACGAAGAGTGGTCAAAGGAACTTACTAATTATAATCAATACAAACATTTAAAATAAAACCCGGCTGAATATTCAGCCGGGTTTTATTTTTTGAAAATTGCAGACGCCTGTACCATTTCATTTTTGTATTTTTATAAATTAATTCTGCTTAAATATGACAACCGCGAATAAACCAGTAATCGGCATCACTTCAGGCGATCTGAATGGAATAGGCATTGAGTTGATCATTAAAGTATTTTCTGACAGCAGAATACTTGAGCAATGTACCCCTGTTATTTTTTCTTCTAATAAAGCAATCAATTTCTACAAGAAGTCTGTTCCGGATGCAAATATGAATTATCAGCAGGTAAAGGATCTATCCTATCTCAATCCCAAACAGGTTAATATTTTTAACTGCTGGGAAGAAGAAGTAGCGATCACCCCGGGGCAATTGACTGATACCGGTGGCAGGTATGCAATAAAATCACTGGTTGCTGCTACAAGAGCATTAAAAGAAAAAAAAATACAAGGATTAGTAACCGCTCCTATTCATAAAAAAAATATTCAATCGCCAGATTTCAGTTATACAGGCCACACTCCTTTTCTTAAAGATTTTTTTGGCGTGCAGGATGTAGCTATGATGTTATTCTCGGGTAATTTCCGCGTAGCATTGGTTACAGAACATGTGCCTGTACAGGATGTTTCAAAATACATTACAAAAGAAGCGATATTAAGTAAGCTGAAAATTATCCATACAAGTCTGCAAAAAGATTTTGGAATTGACAAGCCCCGCATTGCT
This window contains:
- the pdxA gene encoding 4-hydroxythreonine-4-phosphate dehydrogenase PdxA; the encoded protein is MTTANKPVIGITSGDLNGIGIELIIKVFSDSRILEQCTPVIFSSNKAINFYKKSVPDANMNYQQVKDLSYLNPKQVNIFNCWEEEVAITPGQLTDTGGRYAIKSLVAATRALKEKKIQGLVTAPIHKKNIQSPDFSYTGHTPFLKDFFGVQDVAMMLFSGNFRVALVTEHVPVQDVSKYITKEAILSKLKIIHTSLQKDFGIDKPRIAVLGLNPHAGDEGLVGNEEESVIKPAIKDAKNNNILAVGPYSADAFFARRQFEKFDAVLAMYHDQGLIPFKSLAIDEGVNFTAGLPEVRTSPDHGVAFDIAGKNKADVSSFMKAVFECIDIINMRNFYEENRKNPIKKVTQTLMANAEDEDIEEN